A genome region from Tenebrio molitor chromosome 4, icTenMoli1.1, whole genome shotgun sequence includes the following:
- the LOC138129407 gene encoding cytochrome P450 4C1-like — protein sequence MKVTEKEGKWTDEEMMEEIQTMIFGGSDTSAIILSFATVMLAMHQGIQEKLFKEMCDIFGNTDRDPTLDDLTRMDYLERVIKETMRLFPIAPVLVRQVHEDIKIRDIVIPQGSELLIPVHFIHRNPKHWPDPLKFDPDRFLPEEIEKRPRYCYMPFSIPPRNCIGLSFAMMSMKVSLSNIIRNFRIISTQHKSVESIKLRINIVIASKDGYGVTLKPRK from the exons ATGAAAGTTACTGAAAAAGAGGGTAAATGGACCGACGAAGAAATGATGGAAGAAATACAAACGATGATTTTTGGAGGAAGCGACACATCAGCTATCATATTAAGTTTTGCCACTGTAATGTTAGCCATGCACCAAGGTATTCAAGAAAAACTTTTCAAAGAGATGTGCGACATCTTTGGAAATACCGACAGAGATCCTACATTGGATGATTTAACTCGAATGGACTATTtggaacgtgttattaaagaAACCATGAGATTATTTCCAATAGCTCCTGTTCTCGTGAGACAGGTTCACGAAGATATTAAAATAC GTGACATTGTCATCCCCCAAGGTAGCGAATTATTAATTCCTGTACATTTTATACATAGGAATCCAAAACATTGGCCAGATCCACTAAAATTTGATCCTGACAGATTTCTGCCAgaggaaattgaaaaaagaccTCGTTATTGTTATATGCCCTTTAGCATTCCTCCGAGAAATTGTATTG gGCTGTCATTTGCCATGATGTCAATGAAAGTTTCTTTATCAAACATTATAAGAAATTTCCGAATTATTTCAACTCAGCACAAATCTGTTGAAAGTATTAAACTTCGTATCAACATAGTAATTGCTAGTAAGGATGGCTACGGAGTAACTCTTAAAcctagaaaataa
- the LOC138127672 gene encoding ankyrin repeat domain-containing protein 50-like isoform X3 — protein MAQKKITQGVVNSGYEYEKLVSAYFCLKLLQDVSIKNFVLNINPSAYRKFDDVTVSITYNDGHKEQFAMQLKHREAGRDILEARSELNREKKNFYIASYCAEFEKLPSDIQANYKFILFTNATFQNFRAVKNYKTESCTTPSKSNIFNTDKIYQFQEYTNCHAAFYRKFYLLSGQKNVSELEESIVQIFREYFHSDSNIATCYIDFFGSLRMGNYINAKITKEEVILKLTSLLLSNHVIRTPLREERDEKIQQLEEAIQQFDVTLLQDIDKDFVRDNWCYPNRQKHLVEDWARKNKMLRSKGQGRLNEQQKELLIYFKENLLFVTITKNCAELIYQIINLCKSAENVKIKFVLIGERIDNKNLEKWKIFGNLSDLKSNQELYKKMTTSFKISLQGRKAETLATLRSRFNLHFDEFITPNELFRMLQDDLLVGQAIEKLSGYYIPRILLKEEFSYKCLPEVCEQKTVIVQCNGKSKTFKESLKSEFRNLKFLDFSNFQQNPRDYTKSFLILTDEKLNQQLHSIFHLQLIDNNKLAWIDNKIKAEDLLLLDKQVSVVCGTPGIGKSTMLKSLANECPLDYWVIIVPLKEHSWFFKKPSSTTNVLEYLFGSNNKIDKAIRECFKESRQILFLFDGLDELDSDSISNVINTIKQLKNEGYKIWIFCTKYLEKTLRRDLQIYSIYKIEDLKKEDLKKYVCQHLQEKGVSAEKVAMITHKMFENKIEKDILKVPLFLFIASEIVSESENFDNLEDILTVTHMFSRFIERRFRHNLEKAGYKQQASLKVVIEGFRNYYLRECKFAALKSCLDPIHLENVKVKIDEEFVKLINEHGDFLGLILKIDRDDTFVFCHHSFAEYFAALWLSENFGELPLNVRSFIFDEKYYRIRYFFNVILAEGCPLHQAVLRQDVSEVENLILTDWNKTDRGGRTPLHLASSFGQKYPILKDVDLSSNQCENFTTHQKILQCILRTEKIDSLQKDTLFEYNCFEYADASLSLRSLEELSAYNKLEPDYLRNYEDLNSLCHYCVSLGFVNLLTNVIHLKGLSNLENFNKPLINLASECGQKEVVELLIKNNVDLSRTCRDGRTALHETALWGHNDLVKILLDAKLDLNKKDSKKNTPLQLAVKMGHFNIVKTLVEGGADVNTTDEEGRTPLHKASYRANTDIVEYLVEHGADIDCQDINQESSLQHAVQMGHFDVVKCLVKREANIQATDKSKRTALHYAAYEGHQIMVKYLVRNGINVVAVDDDGKTALQIAHERRHENIEIYLKNAELGILRKPSESAEERLQELARVTDLEQIQEMFESVDENITDESNNTILHVASYHGNEHLVKYLLDQGAHTDAQNNDGRIPLHLASQFGHVSVMKLLLNRGSTKIEDRWGLTPLHRAAYKGQKEAVEVLLDAGFDPNLLNNHHSTPLHSAARGGHNDVIDLLIGKNANVEAVNVYKRTCLHEAARHGFTDTVRHLVKLCKDMVDAVDNEGRTALHLSAEKNYFTVVQTLVEAKANISLTDNYRKTALDVATENKRKEIVEYLQKHSQFTI, from the exons ATTACACAGGGTGTCGTTAATTCAGGCTACGAATACGAAAAATTAGTTTCTGCTTATTTCTGTCTTAAACTGCTTCAAgatgtttcaattaaaaacttCGTTCTGAATATTAATCCTAGCGCATATCGAAAATTTGACGATGTGACCGTTAGCATAACCTATAACGATGGTCACAAAGAACAATTCGCAATGCAGCTTAAGCACCGAGAAGCGGGACGAGATATATTGGAAGCAAGATCCGAATTAAACAGagaaaagaagaatttttacaTTGCCAGTTACTGTGCTGAATTCGAAAAACTGCCATCAGACATTCAAGCCAATTAcaaattcattttgtttaccaacgcaacatttcaaaatttccgCGCcgtcaaaaattataaaaccgAATCATGTACAACGCCATCCAAAAGCAATATTTTCAACACAGACAAAATTTACCAATTTCAAGAGTACACTAATTGTCACGCGGCGTTTTATAGAAAGTTTTACCTATTGTCTGGACAGAAAAACGTTTCGGAACTAGAGGAATCCATTGTTCAAATTTTTCGAGAATATTTTCATTCCGATTCAAATATTGCAACATGTTAcatagatttttttggaaGTCTACGCATGGGGAACTACATAAATGCAAAGATTACTAAAGAggaagtaattttgaaattaacaagtttACTTTTATCAAATCATGTAATCAGAACTCCTCTGCGAGAAGAACGAgatgaaaaaattcaacaactTGAAGAGGCAATTCAACAGTTTGACGTAACACTGCTCCAAGACATCGATAAGGATTTTGTTAGAGATAATTGGTGTTATCCCAATAGACAAAAGCATTTGGTAGAAGACTGGGCAAGAAAGAATAAAATGCTACGAAGTAAGGGTCAAGGCAGACTAAATGAACAGCAGAAAGAactcttaatttattttaaggaaaatttgttgtttgtaACCATTACGAAAAATTGTGCAGAACTGATCTACCAAATAATCAACTTGTGTAAATCTGcagaaaacgtcaaaataaaattcgttttAATAGGAGAAAGAATTGataacaaaaatttagaaaagtgGAAGATTTTCGGCAATTTGTCAGATCTAAAATCAAATCAAGagctttacaaaaaaatgacaacttcttttaaaatatctcTTCAAGGACGGAAAGCTGAAACTCTTGCAACACTCAGAAgtagatttaatttacatttcgatGAGTTTATAACCCCAAATGAACTCTTCCGAATGTTACAAGATGACCTCTTAGTTGGACAAGCAATTGAGAAATTGTCGGGATATTACATACCACGCATATTGTTGAAAGAAGAATTTAGTTACAAATGTCTGCCAGAAGTGTGTGAACAAAAAACTGTAATTGTACAGTGCAATGGAAAATCTAAAACCTTCAAGGAATCATTGAAAAGTGAATTTCGAAATTTGAAGTTTTTGGATTTCAGTAATTTCCAACAAAATCCTCGAGACTACACGAAATCATTTCTTATCTTAACAGATGAAAAATTGAACCAACAATTACATTCCATTTTTCATTTACAACTGATTGACAACAATAAACTTGCGTGGatagataacaaaattaaagcagaAGATTTGCTTCTTCTCGACAAACAAGTGAGCGTCGTTTGCGGTACACCAGGTATTGGCAAATCGACAATGTTGAAAAGTTTGGCGAATGAATGTCCCTTGGACTATTGGGTGATTATCGTTCCTTTGAAAGAACATAGCTGGTTTTTCAAAAAGCCATCATCTACGACAAATgttttggaatatttatttggcagcaacaataaaattgataAAGCAATTCGAGAATGTTTTAAAGAAAGtagacaaattttatttctctttgaCGGATTAGATGAGTTGGATAGTGATAGcatttcaaatgtcatcaataCAATCAAACAACTTAAAAATGAAGgttacaaaatctggatcttctgcacaaaatatttagaaaaaactTTAAGACGTGACTTACAAATATATTCCATCTACAAAATTGAAGACTTGAAAAaagaagatttaaaaaaatacgtttGCCAACATTTGCAAGAGAAGGGGGTAAGTGCAGAAAAAGTTGCCATGATAACTCACAAAATGTTTGagaataaaatagaaaaagacaTACTGAAAGTTCCTCTCTTTCTCTTCATTGCATCAGAAATTGTAAGCGaatctgaaaattttgataatttggAAGATATTCTAACTGTGACTCACATGTTCTCGCGTTTTATTGAACGCAGATTTCGACACAATTTAGAAAAAGCTGGTTACAAACAGCAGGCAAGTTTAAAAGTGGTCATTGAAGGGTTCAGAAATTATTACTTAAGGGAGTGCAAATTTGCTGCGTTAAAATCGTGTTTGGACCCAATTCACTTAGAAAAtgtgaaagtaaaaattgaTGAAGAATTTGTAAAGCTGATTAATGAACACGGAGATTTCTTAGGACTGATATTAAAAATCGACAGAGACGACACGTTTGTATTTTGCCATCACAGTTTTGCAGAATATTTTGCGGCGCTCTGGCTAAGCGAAAATTTTGGAGAATTGCCACTAAACGTAAGAAGTTTCATTTTCGACGAAAAGTACTACCGCATAAGATATTTCTTCAACGTTATACTGGCAGAAGGTTGTCCTCTTCATCAGGCGGTCCTTCGACAGGATGTCTCTGAAGTTGAAAATCTGATTCTTACCGATTGGAATAAAACAGATCGTGGAGGAAGAACACCGCTTCATTTAGCTTCTTCATTCGGACAAAAATATCCAATTTTGAAAGATGTCGATCTTAGTAGCAATCAGTGCGAGAATTTTACGACACATCAGAAGATTTTACAATGTATATTACGAACAGAAAAAATCGACTCGTTGCAGAAGGACACATTATTTGAGTACAATTGTTTTGAATATGCTGATGCTTCATTGTCTCTACGCTCCTTAGAAGAATTGTCAGCATATAATAAACTTGAACCGgattatttaagaaattatGAAGATCTGAATAGTTTATGTCACTACTGCGTGTCCCTTGGTTTCGTAAATCTCTTAACTAATGTAATTCACCTGAAAGGTTtgtcaaatttagaaaatttcaacaaacCTCTTATTAATTTAGCTTCGGAATGTGGTCAGAAAGAGGTTGTGGAAttgttaatcaaaaataacgTTGATTTGTCAAGAACTTGTCGTGATGGACGGACAGCTTTACACGAGACTGCTCTGTGGGGCCACAATGATCtggtaaaaattttattagacgCCAAGCTGGATCTGAACAAAAAAGACTCCAAAAAAAACACACCTCTTCAGTTGGCTGTAAAAATGGGGCATTTCAATATCGTCAAAACATTGGTTGAAGGAGGAGCTGATGTTAATACCACCGATGAAGAGGGAAGAACACCTCTCCACAAAGCATCTTACAGAGCTAACACTGATATTGTGGAATATTTGGTTGAACATGGTGCTGACATTGACTGTCAGGACATCAATCAGGAATCTTCTTTGCAACACGCCGTTCAAATGGGACATTTTGATGTAGTCAAATGCTTGGTTAAACGAGAAGCTAATATACAAGCTACGGACAAAAGTAAAAGAACAGCATTGCATTATGCAGCCTATGAAGGTCATCAAATTATGGTGAAGTACTTGGTTCGAAATGGAATCAATGTTGTCGCTGTGGATGACGATGGTAAAACAGCATTACAAATAGCACATGAAAGGCGACacgaaaatattgaaatatacCTCAAAAATGCCGAACTTGGTATTTTAAG GAAACCATCGGAAAGCGCCGAAGAGAGATTACAAGAGTTGGCAAGAGTTACTGATTTGGAACAAATTCAAGAAATGTTTGAAAGTGTAGATGAGAACATCACTGACGAAAGCAACAACACCATCTTACACGTTGCGTCTTATCACGGAAATGAACAtcttgttaaatatttattagatCAAGGTGCCCACACTGACGCTCAGAATAATGACGGTCGAATTCCCTTGCATTTGGCATCGCAATTTGGCCACGTCAGTGTGATGAAACTGCTTTTAAACAGGGGAAGCACTAAAATTGAGGATAGATGGGGCTTGACACCTTTACACCGAGCAGCATACAAGGGTCAAAAAGAAGCGGTCGAAGTTCTCTTGGACGCAGGATTTGACCCAAATTTACTCAACAATCATCACTCTACGCCTCTACACAGCGCTGCTCGCGGAGGACACAACGATGTCATCGATCTCTTGATTGGGAAAAATGCAAACGTCGAAGCGGTCAACGTTTACAAAAGAACCTGTTTACATGAAGCAGCCAGACATGGATTCACAGACACTGTTCGTCATTTGGTAAAATTGTGCAAAGATATGGTTGACGCTGTCGATAACGAAGGGCGAACAGCTTTGCATTTATCTGcagagaaaaattattttactgtAGTTCAAACACTAGTAGAAGCCAAGGCTAATATAAGTTTAACTGATAATTACCGAAAGACTGCTTTGGATGTTGCAACCGAAAATAAGCGCAAAGAAATCGTTGAGTATTTGCAGAAACACTCACAGTTTACAATTTAG
- the LOC138127672 gene encoding ankyrin repeat domain-containing protein 50-like isoform X2, translating to MAEKMITQGVVNSGYEYEKLVSAYFCLKLLQDVSIKNFVLNINPSAYRKFDDVTVSITYNDGHKEQFAMQLKHREAGRDILEARSELNREKKNFYIASYCAEFEKLPSDIQANYKFILFTNATFQNFRAVKNYKTESCTTPSKSNIFNTDKIYQFQEYTNCHAAFYRKFYLLSGQKNVSELEESIVQIFREYFHSDSNIATCYIDFFGSLRMGNYINAKITKEEVILKLTSLLLSNHVIRTPLREERDEKIQQLEEAIQQFDVTLLQDIDKDFVRDNWCYPNRQKHLVEDWARKNKMLRSKGQGRLNEQQKELLIYFKENLLFVTITKNCAELIYQIINLCKSAENVKIKFVLIGERIDNKNLEKWKIFGNLSDLKSNQELYKKMTTSFKISLQGRKAETLATLRSRFNLHFDEFITPNELFRMLQDDLLVGQAIEKLSGYYIPRILLKEEFSYKCLPEVCEQKTVIVQCNGKSKTFKESLKSEFRNLKFLDFSNFQQNPRDYTKSFLILTDEKLNQQLHSIFHLQLIDNNKLAWIDNKIKAEDLLLLDKQVSVVCGTPGIGKSTMLKSLANECPLDYWVIIVPLKEHSWFFKKPSSTTNVLEYLFGSNNKIDKAIRECFKESRQILFLFDGLDELDSDSISNVINTIKQLKNEGYKIWIFCTKYLEKTLRRDLQIYSIYKIEDLKKEDLKKYVCQHLQEKGVSAEKVAMITHKMFENKIEKDILKVPLFLFIASEIVSESENFDNLEDILTVTHMFSRFIERRFRHNLEKAGYKQQASLKVVIEGFRNYYLRECKFAALKSCLDPIHLENVKVKIDEEFVKLINEHGDFLGLILKIDRDDTFVFCHHSFAEYFAALWLSENFGELPLNVRSFIFDEKYYRIRYFFNVILAEGCPLHQAVLRQDVSEVENLILTDWNKTDRGGRTPLHLASSFGQKYPILKDVDLSSNQCENFTTHQKILQCILRTEKIDSLQKDTLFEYNCFEYADASLSLRSLEELSAYNKLEPDYLRNYEDLNSLCHYCVSLGFVNLLTNVIHLKGLSNLENFNKPLINLASECGQKEVVELLIKNNVDLSRTCRDGRTALHETALWGHNDLVKILLDAKLDLNKKDSKKNTPLQLAVKMGHFNIVKTLVEGGADVNTTDEEGRTPLHKASYRANTDIVEYLVEHGADIDCQDINQESSLQHAVQMGHFDVVKCLVKREANIQATDKSKRTALHYAAYEGHQIMVKYLVRNGINVVAVDDDGKTALQIAHERRHENIEIYLKNAELGILRKPSESAEERLQELARVTDLEQIQEMFESVDENITDESNNTILHVASYHGNEHLVKYLLDQGAHTDAQNNDGRIPLHLASQFGHVSVMKLLLNRGSTKIEDRWGLTPLHRAAYKGQKEAVEVLLDAGFDPNLLNNHHSTPLHSAARGGHNDVIDLLIGKNANVEAVNVYKRTCLHEAARHGFTDTVRHLVKLCKDMVDAVDNEGRTALHLSAEKNYFTVVQTLVEAKANISLTDNYRKTALDVATENKRKEIVEYLQKHSQFTI from the exons ATGGCTGAAAAGATG ATTACACAGGGTGTCGTTAATTCAGGCTACGAATACGAAAAATTAGTTTCTGCTTATTTCTGTCTTAAACTGCTTCAAgatgtttcaattaaaaacttCGTTCTGAATATTAATCCTAGCGCATATCGAAAATTTGACGATGTGACCGTTAGCATAACCTATAACGATGGTCACAAAGAACAATTCGCAATGCAGCTTAAGCACCGAGAAGCGGGACGAGATATATTGGAAGCAAGATCCGAATTAAACAGagaaaagaagaatttttacaTTGCCAGTTACTGTGCTGAATTCGAAAAACTGCCATCAGACATTCAAGCCAATTAcaaattcattttgtttaccaacgcaacatttcaaaatttccgCGCcgtcaaaaattataaaaccgAATCATGTACAACGCCATCCAAAAGCAATATTTTCAACACAGACAAAATTTACCAATTTCAAGAGTACACTAATTGTCACGCGGCGTTTTATAGAAAGTTTTACCTATTGTCTGGACAGAAAAACGTTTCGGAACTAGAGGAATCCATTGTTCAAATTTTTCGAGAATATTTTCATTCCGATTCAAATATTGCAACATGTTAcatagatttttttggaaGTCTACGCATGGGGAACTACATAAATGCAAAGATTACTAAAGAggaagtaattttgaaattaacaagtttACTTTTATCAAATCATGTAATCAGAACTCCTCTGCGAGAAGAACGAgatgaaaaaattcaacaactTGAAGAGGCAATTCAACAGTTTGACGTAACACTGCTCCAAGACATCGATAAGGATTTTGTTAGAGATAATTGGTGTTATCCCAATAGACAAAAGCATTTGGTAGAAGACTGGGCAAGAAAGAATAAAATGCTACGAAGTAAGGGTCAAGGCAGACTAAATGAACAGCAGAAAGAactcttaatttattttaaggaaaatttgttgtttgtaACCATTACGAAAAATTGTGCAGAACTGATCTACCAAATAATCAACTTGTGTAAATCTGcagaaaacgtcaaaataaaattcgttttAATAGGAGAAAGAATTGataacaaaaatttagaaaagtgGAAGATTTTCGGCAATTTGTCAGATCTAAAATCAAATCAAGagctttacaaaaaaatgacaacttcttttaaaatatctcTTCAAGGACGGAAAGCTGAAACTCTTGCAACACTCAGAAgtagatttaatttacatttcgatGAGTTTATAACCCCAAATGAACTCTTCCGAATGTTACAAGATGACCTCTTAGTTGGACAAGCAATTGAGAAATTGTCGGGATATTACATACCACGCATATTGTTGAAAGAAGAATTTAGTTACAAATGTCTGCCAGAAGTGTGTGAACAAAAAACTGTAATTGTACAGTGCAATGGAAAATCTAAAACCTTCAAGGAATCATTGAAAAGTGAATTTCGAAATTTGAAGTTTTTGGATTTCAGTAATTTCCAACAAAATCCTCGAGACTACACGAAATCATTTCTTATCTTAACAGATGAAAAATTGAACCAACAATTACATTCCATTTTTCATTTACAACTGATTGACAACAATAAACTTGCGTGGatagataacaaaattaaagcagaAGATTTGCTTCTTCTCGACAAACAAGTGAGCGTCGTTTGCGGTACACCAGGTATTGGCAAATCGACAATGTTGAAAAGTTTGGCGAATGAATGTCCCTTGGACTATTGGGTGATTATCGTTCCTTTGAAAGAACATAGCTGGTTTTTCAAAAAGCCATCATCTACGACAAATgttttggaatatttatttggcagcaacaataaaattgataAAGCAATTCGAGAATGTTTTAAAGAAAGtagacaaattttatttctctttgaCGGATTAGATGAGTTGGATAGTGATAGcatttcaaatgtcatcaataCAATCAAACAACTTAAAAATGAAGgttacaaaatctggatcttctgcacaaaatatttagaaaaaactTTAAGACGTGACTTACAAATATATTCCATCTACAAAATTGAAGACTTGAAAAaagaagatttaaaaaaatacgtttGCCAACATTTGCAAGAGAAGGGGGTAAGTGCAGAAAAAGTTGCCATGATAACTCACAAAATGTTTGagaataaaatagaaaaagacaTACTGAAAGTTCCTCTCTTTCTCTTCATTGCATCAGAAATTGTAAGCGaatctgaaaattttgataatttggAAGATATTCTAACTGTGACTCACATGTTCTCGCGTTTTATTGAACGCAGATTTCGACACAATTTAGAAAAAGCTGGTTACAAACAGCAGGCAAGTTTAAAAGTGGTCATTGAAGGGTTCAGAAATTATTACTTAAGGGAGTGCAAATTTGCTGCGTTAAAATCGTGTTTGGACCCAATTCACTTAGAAAAtgtgaaagtaaaaattgaTGAAGAATTTGTAAAGCTGATTAATGAACACGGAGATTTCTTAGGACTGATATTAAAAATCGACAGAGACGACACGTTTGTATTTTGCCATCACAGTTTTGCAGAATATTTTGCGGCGCTCTGGCTAAGCGAAAATTTTGGAGAATTGCCACTAAACGTAAGAAGTTTCATTTTCGACGAAAAGTACTACCGCATAAGATATTTCTTCAACGTTATACTGGCAGAAGGTTGTCCTCTTCATCAGGCGGTCCTTCGACAGGATGTCTCTGAAGTTGAAAATCTGATTCTTACCGATTGGAATAAAACAGATCGTGGAGGAAGAACACCGCTTCATTTAGCTTCTTCATTCGGACAAAAATATCCAATTTTGAAAGATGTCGATCTTAGTAGCAATCAGTGCGAGAATTTTACGACACATCAGAAGATTTTACAATGTATATTACGAACAGAAAAAATCGACTCGTTGCAGAAGGACACATTATTTGAGTACAATTGTTTTGAATATGCTGATGCTTCATTGTCTCTACGCTCCTTAGAAGAATTGTCAGCATATAATAAACTTGAACCGgattatttaagaaattatGAAGATCTGAATAGTTTATGTCACTACTGCGTGTCCCTTGGTTTCGTAAATCTCTTAACTAATGTAATTCACCTGAAAGGTTtgtcaaatttagaaaatttcaacaaacCTCTTATTAATTTAGCTTCGGAATGTGGTCAGAAAGAGGTTGTGGAAttgttaatcaaaaataacgTTGATTTGTCAAGAACTTGTCGTGATGGACGGACAGCTTTACACGAGACTGCTCTGTGGGGCCACAATGATCtggtaaaaattttattagacgCCAAGCTGGATCTGAACAAAAAAGACTCCAAAAAAAACACACCTCTTCAGTTGGCTGTAAAAATGGGGCATTTCAATATCGTCAAAACATTGGTTGAAGGAGGAGCTGATGTTAATACCACCGATGAAGAGGGAAGAACACCTCTCCACAAAGCATCTTACAGAGCTAACACTGATATTGTGGAATATTTGGTTGAACATGGTGCTGACATTGACTGTCAGGACATCAATCAGGAATCTTCTTTGCAACACGCCGTTCAAATGGGACATTTTGATGTAGTCAAATGCTTGGTTAAACGAGAAGCTAATATACAAGCTACGGACAAAAGTAAAAGAACAGCATTGCATTATGCAGCCTATGAAGGTCATCAAATTATGGTGAAGTACTTGGTTCGAAATGGAATCAATGTTGTCGCTGTGGATGACGATGGTAAAACAGCATTACAAATAGCACATGAAAGGCGACacgaaaatattgaaatatacCTCAAAAATGCCGAACTTGGTATTTTAAG GAAACCATCGGAAAGCGCCGAAGAGAGATTACAAGAGTTGGCAAGAGTTACTGATTTGGAACAAATTCAAGAAATGTTTGAAAGTGTAGATGAGAACATCACTGACGAAAGCAACAACACCATCTTACACGTTGCGTCTTATCACGGAAATGAACAtcttgttaaatatttattagatCAAGGTGCCCACACTGACGCTCAGAATAATGACGGTCGAATTCCCTTGCATTTGGCATCGCAATTTGGCCACGTCAGTGTGATGAAACTGCTTTTAAACAGGGGAAGCACTAAAATTGAGGATAGATGGGGCTTGACACCTTTACACCGAGCAGCATACAAGGGTCAAAAAGAAGCGGTCGAAGTTCTCTTGGACGCAGGATTTGACCCAAATTTACTCAACAATCATCACTCTACGCCTCTACACAGCGCTGCTCGCGGAGGACACAACGATGTCATCGATCTCTTGATTGGGAAAAATGCAAACGTCGAAGCGGTCAACGTTTACAAAAGAACCTGTTTACATGAAGCAGCCAGACATGGATTCACAGACACTGTTCGTCATTTGGTAAAATTGTGCAAAGATATGGTTGACGCTGTCGATAACGAAGGGCGAACAGCTTTGCATTTATCTGcagagaaaaattattttactgtAGTTCAAACACTAGTAGAAGCCAAGGCTAATATAAGTTTAACTGATAATTACCGAAAGACTGCTTTGGATGTTGCAACCGAAAATAAGCGCAAAGAAATCGTTGAGTATTTGCAGAAACACTCACAGTTTACAATTTAG